TCTCTGTCCCCACCTCATAAGGCCTTTTTCTTCCTTCATATTCACGTTCTTAGCTCCAATTTTTTTCATTCTCATTTCCACATTTACATATATAGCTACAATAAGAAACTTTGTTGTGGAAATGCTCTctatttgaaagaattttggtttcatatttttgaaagtttgtCTCTTTTTATTAGTAAATCAAGTTGAAAAGAGTAAGTGTAGTAATGGGGATTACTTCTTTGCAAGTTTGCATGGATTCATCCAACTGGCTACAGGTTTGTATATTACAAGATATTTTAGCCTACGTTTTGTATTCATTTCTAGCTATTTTTTGCACTTTCTAATCGATTTGAACAACATGTTCCAGTCTCTTTAAAAATGTCGACGAATGCCTATTTAATCATTTGAAAATAATGCATTTTTGAAATATCTGATAGTAACATTTTTTTAGAGTCGGAGCGATGtaactactttttttttccaagcaTTGCATGATTCCAACAAACTTTTTACTTATGTGTTTCTATTGTCAGGACACAATTCACGAGGAAAGTGAGTTTGATTCATCTTCATCTCCATCAGGTGGTGACATATTCACATGCTCCAGGCCTTTAATTGAAAGAAAACTAAGACCCCAACATGACCAACCACTCAATTGCCCTCGTTGTGACTCAACACACACTAAATTCTGTTACTACAACAATTACAGCCTTTCTCAGCCAAGGTATTTCTGTAAATCTTGCAGAAGGTACTGGACTAAAGGGGGAACTCTAAGGAATATTCCTGTTGGTGGTGGATGTAGGAAGAACAAAAAAGGATCTTCCAAGAAATTGTCTAATGACACTATTACCCCTCATGTTGGATCATCTAATAATTCATCTTCTATTTCTAATAATAATTACCATGAAATGCCATTTTCACACTTTGATAATTTTATggcaaataataatattaatcatAATTTCATGCATCATGCATCTATTGAATTTATGGAGAGCAAGTATGAAGCTTTGGTGGGGACTACTAGTACAAGAAATCAAGATTTTCTTGGGAATGTCGATGTTGCTACTGGTCTGATCAATGGTTATGGTGAGATGGATAATTCAGGAATTGGACCAAATTATCAGGGTGGGTTTTGCTCTAGTACATTTGGGTTGCCCAATATGGATGGGAATATAGTTAATTACGAGGGACAAAATATAACAATGGATGTGAAGCCAAATCCCAAGATTTTGTCTCTTGAATGGCATGATCAAGGATGTTCTAATGCTGGGAATGTTAAAGAATCTTTTGGCTACTTGAGTGGAGGACTAGGATCTTGGACTGGATTGATGAGTAATGGTTATGGATCATCTGCGACGACGAACCAGTTAGTTTGAGAATTATATCAGCAAAAGGCTTACAGTCTAATGATATCGATGGATATATAGGTGTTGGTTCAATTGTTGTCATAGCACTAAGCTAAGTTACTTTCACTTTAGTAACCACTTAATTTCAATTTGTGTTGTTAATCTCATGTTGTAATCATGAGTGGTTGAGATTATCTCGGGTATAATTATTAGGCCTGAATTATCCCTACCTAAATTCCTCTGAAGGAAAGATGTACTGGTTTTGTACTTTTTTGTGAAGGATTTTCCttagtttaattaattaaaataattagcaTGTTGTGTGTGAATGGATATTGTAGAAGCTGCTCAAATTCGACCATGACTTGCttttaaatattcaaaagcTTTTAGGTTATTCACATTTGTAATTTTGCAAATCTTGGTCAGCTAACAGTGTATATAATTAATGGGAGTGTTGAGGAATTCAAAGTTGTAGGCTTCTTGGATTTGATCAGATATCGAGGAAGATATTATATTGCTGTACATTACTCccttttgtttcaatttatatgacataatttgatttgacacAAAAGAGATAAAATAATCACTTTTCAGCTCATCACTAGTCATAGAAGCTTAAACTTCACAGTAAAATTATGGGACATTATTAGTTTTATATGTGAAATTTCAAACATTACTATAAAAGTGTTATCTATAAAATTTAGTGCGGAAGTAACAGTAAGTAATACAAAAAAGATAAGGTCAGGAGGGATAATACGATTCTCGCTAGTTTAGATGTGTATTTGacaattttactatattataaATGTGTTTCTATGTCTTAACccaaatttaaatttctatGACGATAATTGTTTTTCGAAAATAAAACCTATAGTAATCACTATCGTCATGCAATTTTCTAAGAATACTTTGCGTTAAAGAGTCGCAGAAAATACTAGtaaaaataaagattgaaaacctaCATTTTATATTTCCAAGGTCTTAGTTTTATTTCCATGAATAACCAAAATAAGTTATTCTTTTGTATCCAGGACTATTATGACTTGAAATAGGCCACATACAACACCTTTTTATACCTGTGTATTTGTATGTAACTAGTGGCGGATGCAGGATTTTAATTTAGGGGGTTCAACATATAAAGAAAGGAAATAagcaaagaaaaattaaagcaGACGTTTGCTAAATTTTAACTCGCCTTATTTGTCCTTTTaacatttctttccatttttctcTACACCGTCgagcttttttttaaaaatatcatttttttttaactttcacTTTGCACTGTCctactttattttaaactttctattttttcttttaaattaatgcCCCACAAAAGGTAAGTTTCTTTAAAAAGTGTGTAttgaattattaatatcataatatatttttttgaaattgataaagaaaataaaaaatattatgatattaataattcaatatttacacttttttaaaaataatatatttttagtactcaataataatagtaataataacaaaagatgttgaacaacatcaatatattaatatgtagaatgataaaaatatagttgAAAAGAACTCACTATGTAACtcgataaataatatataaaatttaacaaaacGAGATATGCATAGTgtgttatttcttttcttttggtggAAAAGTGTGTTAATATTGAAAATCAGTTAGAAATTATAGAAATCTAGTTAGGGCTAATATGTGAGTATGAAAAAGAGAGAATAGGAATATTTTTCATTccaattacataaaaaaatatatataaaatattttagatacaatatttaaacttaagaaaaataaaaaaacaattaagtaaataacaaatatacacaAATGGGCTAACTACTTTTTATCTACCCAGCCACAATTGCTCATTTGAGAGTCAGAAAGGCTCAAGCCCAACAACATATTCAAAGCCCAAAATGCACATTATTCGACCTTAGTTATAAATTGAACCCCCTTGACCGCTAAGCCATTCTTTTCAATTGTACTAAGGGGGTTCATTAAAGGATATATATCCATAATATTCAAATTTAACCTTCTATATACAACGTAATTTTTCGATTGAGGGGGTTCGGGTGAACCCCCTCACTCCCATGTAGATCCGCCCATGTATGTAACTAGTTTAGAGCACGTGTGTCTCAcgttaatatataaaattatatataaaaggtAAATATAATATGTTTGTTTAGTTCTAcacataatttttattcaaatcaaaattttcgTAATTGTTATCTTTggtttaaaatattaaatgttaagatttttaatatagttcaaataaggaaagaattacaaagaaaattttaaataactaaACATTAGAAGTATTCTTAAAAAACGATATCCCTATAACAATTTAAACATAGTACTTTAGTTAAATCGTTAATATTAAAATACGACATGAAGGCTCAATCTACATTTGCTCAATCAAAGTTGAAATGATCAGACAATGTAGGGATATAATAATATTCCATCATAGGATTTATATtagattattaaaaaataatagttaatgtaaaaaaatagaaaagaaaaaaatactcgttggttaataataagaataatggCTCAAATTTGACCTATTGTATAAGTATAcctttgtttattttataatggGGATTGAATCACCTTTGTTAGGGACCGATTAATTCATAATATGAGACTTTCCTAcatgaattcaaatttaatcgagTTTCAATACAAATACTAAACACCTAGACATGattgttcttttatttttctttacatACAACAGAATTGTTTCTTTACAAAcaaaagaatgaaaagaaaactAAATCATATTATGGCTTATTCCTGTGcataggtttttttttttatagatgtgCTTTTCTATCTTAAGTAGGATATTGGTTTATTTCCTTTA
This Solanum dulcamara chromosome 8, daSolDulc1.2, whole genome shotgun sequence DNA region includes the following protein-coding sequences:
- the LOC129899632 gene encoding dof zinc finger protein DOF5.6-like, yielding MGITSLQVCMDSSNWLQDTIHEESEFDSSSSPSGGDIFTCSRPLIERKLRPQHDQPLNCPRCDSTHTKFCYYNNYSLSQPRYFCKSCRRYWTKGGTLRNIPVGGGCRKNKKGSSKKLSNDTITPHVGSSNNSSSISNNNYHEMPFSHFDNFMANNNINHNFMHHASIEFMESKYEALVGTTSTRNQDFLGNVDVATGLINGYGEMDNSGIGPNYQGGFCSSTFGLPNMDGNIVNYEGQNITMDVKPNPKILSLEWHDQGCSNAGNVKESFGYLSGGLGSWTGLMSNGYGSSATTNQLV